AACCATAGGTAATCTTCCActaaaaatacaaatcAAAATTGTAAAATGGAAAATACTACTTAAGAACAGGTTTAAAATTCCCCAtcttatattatataaaaaattgataaCGGTTATTATACATCAACGGTAgacttttatatatgtatatgaGTATATGCTGTAATAAAATACTTCTAATATGTCaggtttgatttttgtacagtaaattgaagaaaaaagagAGGCGTCAATATGCgaatataataatgcaCTATGCACGCACCCTTATTTGAAACAGTTTTAGTTTAATTCCCATAAAACCTCTAATTCTCTTGATGGATTCAAGGCAGATTGCATCAGCTGGGATACACCCGATTGAATTATGCATTTATTCAGTCCTTTCAAGCAACCTGGAAGCCATATATCAAGCCATTAATGAATTGAGGGAGTCTCAGGCATTGTTGGTCATGAAACTCAACCAGGTAAGGAGTTCCTTTCAAGAGGAACAGGAGATTTTGCGTGAAGAAGGCTCTTTAAAGGAGGAACTTGCGAGGCTTCATGTCCTTAAGAGGCGAGTGGATAAGATAGTGGAGACCTATTCTGCGTTAGCAACGAAATGTAAGAAACTATAGTATTTAAAAAGGGAATGGCATATATGTTATAACGCTATTTTTGGTATAGCATAATACATACCACAGATTAAGGTAGTAGTAGGCAGGTTTATAGAATGtttaattatttatattcACCTATAGAATGGCAGGAAGCTTGAACAACCTAAAAGGATACTCAGCATTCTTTAGTTTAAAAACCGCTACTAGCGCAGCAAATAGAATATAGATGATcaacagaaaacaaattgaGCCTATAAACTGGACAACGTTTTCAGTACCATTTTTATGTCTTTGATAGTAGTCCTTGAGCTTAGGTAGACCCAATGTTAGTAGCATAAAAGTAGACGTGAGGGCACCATAAATGAAAGACATGATCTGAGTTTCAACACCAAACTGGAATTGTTGCTGTCTTAGTGCAATATATTGAACCTGAGATCTATCCGGCGTTAACCCAAGGTAAGGTGTATCCCTGATCTTATTGAACATAGTTCCTGTGATCAAGgcaataataaaagaaacaCAGGTGATACCCCAAAGTGGTCTGTAGGTAAGGATACTGAGAACGAAAGGTCTATACTTTCTGACAATGAAGGCAATCATCCCAGAAACAAATATAGTGGTTATAATAGACCCCCAATTGATAGGTTCTATAAAAATATAGTCTTCAAATCCAGTGTACTCCTTCAGTGTTGAAACCAAAGGCTGTACGCGAGCATTACCACTTTGAGACGGAATTCCAAGTTGCTCATAAGAGTCTACATCCCCATTTGGCGTAAATAGGAATAACCGTGGCACATTATTCACACTGAAATATGTAAAAACTTGGTTGGTATTGTCCATAAAATCAGCTTTTGCAAAGTACAACCCATGTTCCTTAGTTTCACCTCCTAAGCCATCTGAATGCCCGTTTATCCATGACCGTGCTAAAGTCGAGTAATCAGGTCCAAACTCCACACATAAATTACAATCGATCTGGGGATTAGTAGCAGTCAACAAAACAACTATGTGTGAACTTCTAGGGCTTGATAGAATCTGTTTAAAATTACCATTGTTTAACTGGATTATCCCACCATCTTTAGCAGACAACTTAGCCAACTTCGCATTGCTTATTGCATTTATAACAGTCGCCGTTAAAACCAATAACTGCAACAATAATTCACCCACAAGCTTCATTGCACTATTGTTGCGGCGGTCCCTTCAACTTTTAGATATATAGGTGGTGATCTTTGATAGGACATGTTGGCATTTTTTTAGATCATTTCACTCGAAATCTAAAGTCAAAATCTTAATTGCATGTCATACAGAGGATAGTACATAGAGAACAACTAGTGACCTGTTGATATCTAGTCCTGGTGCTAGTCATTCACCATTTGCTTGTAATTTAATCGATTTTACAAACTTTATAGTCTAGATTGATCGTCACGTGATTACACCCATACATTGCATACATTACTTTCCCGGTGGCAAATGTTCAACTTTTTAagctttttaatttaaGATTGTTTGAAAACATGGAGGTGAACTTAAtctgatgaagaggaaTAGACATACTCCTTCCTGGTTTTACGGTATAAAGACGATCTATTTCTTACACTAGGACGTTCAATTAAGACCCTTAGATAGGTTTCACGTCGATTGTTGCTTTTTAGACACTATTTAATGCCGATCAAGTCATTAGAATCCTACCTCTTCGAACGGTCACTTGTTGGCTCCGCTCCAATTGAATCCTTGAATGCTATTACGCTGGGTATTGATGTGGACCATTATGTTTCAAGGTTGTTAACCAACAAGCGCGAACAGTACTTGGATGCTATCGGAGGTATTCCAAGTAGTTTAAAGATGTATATCGAATCTGACTTGCAAATTTTCCAGGAAAACAACGTTGTACCGGTCTTCATTTTCTCAGGATCTCCAGTTTCAAATCAGTTACAGTATCAATCTTACAAGACTTCTGGTGACGGCGCATCAGGGATGAATCAGACTCCATCGGGACAGAAAAATGCTTATGAAATTGTAGTTGCACAAAGAAATAAAGCGTGGGCCCACTGGATTAATTTAATGAATAACAATAAGTCGACTTATATCGATCAGCCTTTATCCCCTGGTGAATCTTTCAGGCATAACTTTGCATTAAATTCCAAGAGGTTCCAGGCCGATCtaattaaatattttatctcAAAAGACATTGATTTTATGGTGGCGCCATATTGTTCCTGGATTCAACTATCATACCTGTTAGCTGAGAGCTGTGTTGATGCCATATATGGGCCTACTGATTTGCTAATGGTTGAGGCTGTTCCCAAGTTTATCCTAGGTATGGAATTTCCTAACAAAGAATTTAGGTTTATTGACCGGAGCCGGATCTTGAATGAGTTTAAGTTGAACTTTGAGGATTTCCTTGACATCTGCATGGCCGTAGGCAATGAACTACAGCCTTACACTTTACCTCCTTTACAGGTTTATCCTCAGCAGCAAGCATTCGAAATAGCACAAGATATGAGCGTGAACGGTGGAACCAATTTTCACACTTACTTGCTTACAAACCCAGTACAAGTTGATGCTGCGAAGTGGTTAACTCTGTATCAAAAGGGTGTAGCTGCTTTGAAATATATGCCAGTGTTGAAAACAAACGGTAGGGTAGAAATATTTGGTTACGATGAAATAGCGTTGAACAATAAAGACAATCAAGAAAAGGCTGAGATCCCGAATGATATTCATGATTTCATTCAGCAGCGCCTACCACATGAGTATAACTTCTACAGGTCAATTGGCTTGGTTAGCAGCAAGTTGCTAGATCTCATATCCACAGGTATATATGCCGAGTATCCTCCGCTGGATGGGGGGTCTTCAGATTCATACAGAAATTTGGTTAAAAAATCCGTTGAcgaatttaaaaataaagaaataaaCTTATTGACACAACCAATCAATAGATATTATCAGATAAAGCCAATTAAGCATGTTAAGTGGTTTAGTTCTGGTGATGATGTCACCTTATTAAATCGAGTAACACCATCGATATATGATAGAATCAAGTCTATCTACGTCCGAACCAATGATAAAGCAAAACCTTTTTCTATTCCCGAATTTGTTCGGGTGCTTTCTAAATCGAAAGACTTAACTCAAGATTTTACGGTAGAATCAAAGAAACCAGTTCAGGTTATCGGTAAATTAACAGTTCCTTTTGATTTGTTGGCTACAAATTTCCTACGATTTCTTTATCTATTGGGCTTTTTTGAGCATGATAATGGTCTCCAACCAACCCCTTACGGCaaagttttattaaagtTTGGTGAGCTTGGTATCAACGAAAGTTTTTATGAAATGTATTTAGTGCTGTTGatgttcttcaaaattgatgTATTGAAATTGAGCGAAGAAACACGTCCACCAACACAGTCTGCCCTCTCTCAAGCCACTCTACGCTCATATCCAAAAGAATCTCTATGCATTCTTGCATTAACGCGTGTGTTAACCCTATTTCAGCTGAATCAGAAGCCTTCTAAATACTATGGTCCAATAGATAAAAAGACTCTAATCTTTAGAGAGTATCTGGATTATATCAAGCAAAACATGTCCgaattatttgaagctGTTCTAGTTAGCTCTTTAGCCACTTCGGAATTCGACAGATTATCTCTGGATAACTCGGGATGGCAGCATAAAATCGTCAATCACATCCCATTCAAACTGTCCACACCTAATACCGTAATGGCTATGATCTGGGAGTTTTATTTACAGAAATGGCTTCATAATGGTCAGGATAAACAAGATGCCCTGGCATTAGTTGCCAATGCCTTCTCCACTCACAAGTATGTTACAAACTTGGCAGAAGAGCTTGAAAGAGCTTCAAACTATTTAAAAGATGTTGGTGTAATTTTCGGAAGTATGAAGGACTtgaaattaattaatgatGCTGATTTTGAGCTCTTCAACGACGCACTtaagttttcaaataaagcAATGAAATGACGGAAGATAAATGTTAATCATTATGACCAGTCtcattttttgtttgtatcTTATTCATAGACTTTATAAAAAGATTGAGTAAAAATGATTAGTGCATTTATGATCTGTGCAAATTTCCGTTTCATAAAAGTATATTGCGAATTGAAATGTTTCATTCATTTTCGAAATTCACTCTATGGGATCTTACCACAATTTAGGTCTAAAAAAAACCTAGGTGTAATACCGAACCAATacattaatatattatgcTAATCACAGATTGGACGACCATATTAGTAATATATTCAGCCTTGAAGAAAGACCTAGCAACCTTCCTAAGGCGTTGGATCTGCATACTACTCATCTTGATTTGTGTTCTTACCATAGCACGGATCACATTTTGTTATAAATCACGCGATCAAAAGCGTATATAAGTACCAGCTAATTGAGTAAATAAGGCGTGCAAGTTTTCAAGCTTCTATGGCCAAGTTGGTAAGGCGCCACACTAGTAATGTGGAGATCATCAGTTCGACTCTGGTTGGAAGCATTTTTTGCAACACTTCCCAATTTACACAACCAAAAAAGTATTTTAGGGACTATTTTGTATGCTAGTAGTCAGCACGTTCATAGAGCATAATCCCACACTCTAAATGATACAATTGATCTTTTGATCACCAATTGGAGGGGCTGTTGATGTAGTTCTTCGTCTTTTGATctgatttcttcaaatatctgGTTTCTTCGGTGGCGAAAAAAAAGCTGAACATTTTAAGACTTAAAAAATCAccaaaattttaatttggAGAGCATTAGATGTTCATAAAATCTCAAGTTAAAGAGGATTATTGGGTTACTTGATATGAGtgttcaaatatttggtGATCAAGTTACCGAAGAAAGAGCTGAAAATGCTCGTATGTCAGCATTTGTTGGTGCAATTGCGGTTGGGGATTTAGTTAAAACGACCTTAGGACCAAAAGGTATGGATAAGTTGTTGCAAAGTGCATCTAATGATTCCTCTTTGGTGACCAACGATGGTGCAACCATTTTGAAATCCATTCCATTAGATAACCCTGCAGCCAAGGTTTTGGTTAATATCAGTAAAGTacaagatgatgaagtCGGTGATGGTACTACTAGTGTTACCGTTTTAAGTGCAGAGTTGTTGAGGGAAGCCGAGAAGTTGATTGATCAGAAAATTCATCCTCAAACTATTATTGAAGGCTATAGAATTGCATGTGTTGCTTCTTTGGGCGCGTTGGAGAGAGCCGCTGTGGACAACTCCAAAGATCATGCAAAGTTTTATGAGGATTTGTTAAATATTGCGAAGACCACTTTATCCTCAAAGATTTTGTCACAGGATAAGGaccatttttcaaaattggcAGCGGATGCAATTTTAAGGTTAAACGGTTCAACAAACTTGGAACATATTcagattattaaaattattgGTGGCAATCTATCTGACTCGTTTTTGGATGGGGGGTTTATCTTGCCAAAGAGATTTGGCAACAACCAAGCAAAGAGTGTGAAGAACGCCAAGATTCTTATTGCGAACACCTCTTTGGATACCGATAAAGTGAAGATTTTTGGTGCGAAATTCAAAGTTGATTCCACGTCTAAGTTAGCCCGACTAGAAAAGGCAGAGCgtgaaaaaatgaaaagcaAAATTGATAGGATTGCAAAGTTTGGTATTAACATATTTATTAACAGACAGCTTATCTATGATTACCCAGAGCAGTTATTCACGGATATGGAAATCAATTCCATCGAGCATGCTGATTTTGAGGGTGTTGAAAGGCTAGCGTTAGTAACTGGTGGTGAAGTAGTATCTACATTCAACAACCCAGAGAAATGTAGATTAGGTGAGTGTGATCTGGTCGAGGAGGTTATGATTGGAGAGGAAGTATTCACCAAGTTTACTGGTTGCAAGGTGAGCAATGCGTGCACAATCGTTTTAAGAGGGGCTACCCTACAGGTCTTAGATGAGGCTGAGAGATCACTGCATGATGCTTTGTCCGTACTATCCCAAACCACCAAGGAAACTAGAACTGTCCTAGGTGGTGGATGTGCAGAAATGGTTATGTCAAAGGCAGTTGATACAACTGCTCAAAATGTCGAAGGCAAGAAATCGCTTGCGGTAGAAGCTTTTGCGAGAGCATTGAGACAGCTACCTACAATTTTGGCTGATAATGCCGGTCTCGACAGCAGTGAATTGATCTCCAAGCTAAGAGCCTCAATCTACAATGGCATGACCACTAGTGGATTGGATCTAAATAATGGAAAAATTGCTGATATGAGAGAATTGGGTGTTGTAGAAAGCTACAAATTGAAGAGAGCTGTTGTGAGCTCTGCAACTGAGGCAGCAGAAGTTCTACTTAGAGTAGATAATATTATCCGTGCAAAGCCAAGAACTGCAAACAGGGGTTAATTTGGACAGCAATTCTTATAGTTTTGCCAGATAGATAAGTATTCAATAACAGTATATTATCATTAAACTGAGACTTTATTTCTCTTAATATTATACAATGCTGAGTagataaaatataacaaGAACTCGGGcgtaaaaaaaaataaaagctATCAGATGCAATTCATTTCAACGACTGAATCTCTTGTTGTAAGTTATGCAATTCACCCCTTTTACTGGATAGGTATTGCTCTAATATTTGAACTTGCCCTTCAAGACTATCAATATCATCGATTAGTCCCAGAACGCCTATAGAAGATTGAGAAGTAGTAGAATTGGAAAGTTGATTCTGCTTATAAGTCAACAAACCTTGAAACTGTTGTTCTAAAGTTTTGGGCCCGGAAGAGCATGGCACAGACTGTTCTCTGTTTAAACTAGCCAATTCAGTCTCCAAATTTGCAAGTTCTCGCTGAAGCCTTACCAATTCCCAATCTGTGCCTTTAGTAGCAGAGAAATCAGTACCTGCCATTTTACGCCTACCGTTGTCCGTAACACCTTTGTTTCCAGAACTAGACACATACGTAGAACCCTTCCTGACAGTTCCTTGTGCGCCCCCTGATATATCAGTAGAGACACGCTCCTTAGAAAACACCTCCTTCAACGCAGATGGCACGCTGCTTGGAATTTTTATGCCTAAATCATTCCGttgcttcaaaatatgCAAAACATAAAACACAGGATCCCTGTCTATGGTCGAAAAATTCTTTGGATTAACCAACCTCCACACCTGCTCTATTTCAGACGAGTTTATATTCATGAAGTTCGCCGCTGCCACCCCAGCAAGCGATGGGAAAGACACTGAACCATCGGTGCTTGTCTGACATTGTTGATAAATACTTTCATACAAAGTCTTATTTTCTAGAGAAATATACCACTCTACTTCAGGTGGTGGCGCTGAGTTATCTGTAGAGGCCTCTAGCGTTGCATCACTTCCATACCTCGCACTGCCCCTTTGTTTCACCAATTCTATTTTGGAACCAGGAACCAACCAGTCTGGCAGCTGTTCCGGAACAGCATTTATATTCCGATTCACCATATCAAAAATCAACCTCATACAAATCACAAATTCCTCAAAATCcaaattatcatcatcatcaatatcagcTAAAAACCATATTTGACTTAACACAGATGAATCCAACTTTGAATTGTGTAAGATGGGCAGTACTTGGTTGTGTGTCACTTTGTTATCCACAGGAGCCAACCCTGAAAAAATTTGCCAATATTTCTTAATTTCAAACTGTTCTAACTTAGGCATCTTATTGATAAGCTGCTACTTTACCCCCCCCCTTGGACTTGGATATTATCTAGCTCAAAGAAATTGGttcttttaatataatCTGTTTAATCAACATTTTGATAACCagacaatttttcagatttcTAAAAAAGGGGGTGTGGAACAAATGCACGGACGATCTTCGGTTACCCTGATTTCGAATAACAACGCTGGAAAGCAGGATTGGCATGATGGACCTCTCGACGACTATCGAACGTGCTTTGTCGATGCGTGGCGGCAAGATATGATGATCTGGGCAGGGTTACTGCTGATCGCTAGGGTGTCTCTAGGCCATTTAGCCGTTCTAGACTTGGAGGATCCTTTTATCACCACTAAGGTGCCCGCTAATCGTTTAAGCAGAGTACAACATTCTCGCCAACTTCAGGCACGTGCGAACCACGTGACCGACGGATTTCTCGAGAAATCCGTCGGTCACGACGTTGAACAATAGGGATGCGTCAATTTTTAGCTCACAAAAAGGAGCTTACAAACATTGCCCAATATTACTCAAAAGATTTCCCGCAACATCGCCAGCCTAATGCAGTACTCACGTTAAGGTATTTAAGGTATCACCAAGTGACTTATGATTTTAGGGCCAGTGGAGCATAGTTCTAGAGCGACGTATATTTCTTAATAATAGCAACTGTGAACGGTCTATGTTGCTTGTTACAATAGTAATACGGTCTCTGACTGTTGTACCCCTGCTACATGGGCAATAAAAGTAATGCAGAACAATCGAGTCAGAATTGCCTGGTTACTGGCAAAGAACCTATCGGCAAACTTTTTATTCAATTACATATGTGCTAGTTTCACATAGTTTCCAGGGCACAATATTTACCATATCTAGATCCCCAGGAAATTGGCTGTATACTTATGAAATAGAAATGGACAATAAGAAACTTTGTTTCCTACCTTGGTACATGTAGGCAGTGATgcaaagacaaaaaaagaaactagGCACAAAGAGAGGCATCCAAGTAACATGCCATTTAATCACTGATCTCCTGTCGCACTGgtttctttcctttttaCTTCCCACCTTTATGTACAGTTACGCTTTCTATAAATACGTTGACGTTGCATCTTGCAGGTAGATTTCCCTTTCAAGAAGGACGCGTCACcaaatgatgaagagatGCAGAGCCCAGCTTTTTAGGTAACAAGAATTTCGCGATTATCCTGAATCCTTGTTCAAAGAGATGGATGCTGCATATATCTCTCTCTGGATACTCGCGAATGGGAAAGTTGTTCCGCAGGCTGCATTGCCTAAATGGGGTGCCCCGTGCTTTGCAGTACATATTATTCTAGCATGAAAGATCCAAGGACTAGCAGATAAACTGTCCACATCGAGCGATTTGTTTGTTCGATGCAAgaatttatatatgtgttGACTTTATAAACAGCTCGTTTTACAGCCGGGCTTCAAAGCTGTTGAAATGTTGTGATTGAAATACTGTTAAGACGTCCTTGCTTGTATAATCCAGTTCGCTTCACCTGCCACTTTGCAAGCTGCTTGCCAATAACTCACCAACATTCGCTAACTAACCGTTTTATTGCTTAATAAGATTATCCTAAGCCACATATACCAGGAGAGAATTTTGTATTTGCTAATCTAAGATTTtaagttttttttttttgccAACCCAGCTATGCTGCTATCCATATTGCTCTTTATTTCTGCTTTGCTATATTCAGTATCTGGGAAACCTTACGAATCCTACTCTGTCAACAAACAATTTCCACCTGTTGCACGCCTGGGTCAATACTTCAGCTTTCAGCTCTCGAATGACACTTACAAATCAGAAAGTAGTTCATCAGAGATTGCCTATGAGGTATTTGGATTGCCGGATTGGCTGTCGTGGGATCGTTCAAATAGAGTTTTGAGTGGCACCTTTCCTAGCGAGTTTTTAGATTCAGGGGACACGAAATATTTCGGCGTGACTTTACAAGGAACAGATCTTTCAGATGGTCAGTCTCTGAATGCCACTTATCAACTGGTTGCTACCAGCCAACCGGCTGTTAATATAAGCTCtgattttaatttgttAAGTTTACTAAAGA
This Eremothecium cymbalariae DBVPG#7215 chromosome 5, complete sequence DNA region includes the following protein-coding sequences:
- the CCT2 gene encoding chaperonin-containing T-complex subunit CCT2 (similar to Ashbya gossypii AER415W), which encodes MSVQIFGDQVTEERAENARMSAFVGAIAVGDLVKTTLGPKGMDKLLQSASNDSSLVTNDGATILKSIPLDNPAAKVLVNISKVQDDEVGDGTTSVTVLSAELLREAEKLIDQKIHPQTIIEGYRIACVASLGALERAAVDNSKDHAKFYEDLLNIAKTTLSSKILSQDKDHFSKLAADAILRLNGSTNLEHIQIIKIIGGNLSDSFLDGGFILPKRFGNNQAKSVKNAKILIANTSLDTDKVKIFGAKFKVDSTSKLARLEKAEREKMKSKIDRIAKFGINIFINRQLIYDYPEQLFTDMEINSIEHADFEGVERLALVTGGEVVSTFNNPEKCRLGECDLVEEVMIGEEVFTKFTGCKVSNACTIVLRGATLQVLDEAERSLHDALSVLSQTTKETRTVLGGGCAEMVMSKAVDTTAQNVEGKKSLAVEAFARALRQLPTILADNAGLDSSELISKLRASIYNGMTTSGLDLNNGKIADMRELGVVESYKLKRAVVSSATEAAEVLLRVDNIIRAKPRTANRG
- the END3 gene encoding End3p (similar to Ashbya gossypii AER416C), producing the protein MPKLEQFEIKKYWQIFSGLAPVDNKVTHNQVLPILHNSKLDSSVLSQIWFLADIDDDDNLDFEEFVICMRLIFDMVNRNINAVPEQLPDWLVPGSKIELVKQRGSARYGSDATLEASTDNSAPPPEVEWYISLENKTLYESIYQQCQTSTDGSVSFPSLAGVAAANFMNINSSEIEQVWRLVNPKNFSTIDRDPVFYVLHILKQRNDLGIKIPSSVPSALKEVFSKERVSTDISGGAQGTVRKGSTYVSSSGNKGVTDNGRRKMAGTDFSATKGTDWELVRLQRELANLETELASLNREQSVPCSSGPKTLEQQFQGLLTYKQNQLSNSTTSQSSIGVLGLIDDIDSLEGQVQILEQYLSSKRGELHNLQQEIQSLK
- the MKT1 gene encoding Mkt1p (similar to Ashbya gossypii AER414W), with amino-acid sequence MPIKSLESYLFERSLVGSAPIESLNAITLGIDVDHYVSRLLTNKREQYLDAIGGIPSSLKMYIESDLQIFQENNVVPVFIFSGSPVSNQLQYQSYKTSGDGASGMNQTPSGQKNAYEIVVAQRNKAWAHWINLMNNNKSTYIDQPLSPGESFRHNFALNSKRFQADLIKYFISKDIDFMVAPYCSWIQLSYLLAESCVDAIYGPTDLLMVEAVPKFILGMEFPNKEFRFIDRSRILNEFKLNFEDFLDICMAVGNELQPYTLPPLQVYPQQQAFEIAQDMSVNGGTNFHTYLLTNPVQVDAAKWLTLYQKGVAALKYMPVLKTNGRVEIFGYDEIALNNKDNQEKAEIPNDIHDFIQQRLPHEYNFYRSIGLVSSKLLDLISTGIYAEYPPLDGGSSDSYRNLVKKSVDEFKNKEINLLTQPINRYYQIKPIKHVKWFSSGDDVTLLNRVTPSIYDRIKSIYVRTNDKAKPFSIPEFVRVLSKSKDLTQDFTVESKKPVQVIGKLTVPFDLLATNFLRFLYLLGFFEHDNGLQPTPYGKVLLKFGELGINESFYEMYLVLLMFFKIDVLKLSEETRPPTQSALSQATLRSYPKESLCILALTRVLTLFQLNQKPSKYYGPIDKKTLIFREYLDYIKQNMSELFEAVLVSSLATSEFDRLSLDNSGWQHKIVNHIPFKLSTPNTVMAMIWEFYLQKWLHNGQDKQDALALVANAFSTHKYVTNLAEELERASNYLKDVGVIFGSMKDLKLINDADFELFNDALKFSNKAMK
- the OST3 gene encoding dolichyl-diphosphooligosaccharide--protein glycotransferase OST3 (similar to Ashbya gossypii AER413C), whose amino-acid sequence is MKLVGELLLQLLVLTATVINAISNAKLAKLSAKDGGIIQLNNGNFKQILSSPRSSHIVVLLTATNPQIDCNLCVEFGPDYSTLARSWINGHSDGLGGETKEHGLYFAKADFMDNTNQVFTYFSVNNVPRLFLFTPNGDVDSYEQLGIPSQSGNARVQPLVSTLKEYTGFEDYIFIEPINWGSIITTIFVSGMIAFIVRKYRPFVLSILTYRPLWGITCVSFIIALITGTMFNKIRDTPYLGLTPDRSQVQYIALRQQQFQFGVETQIMSFIYGALTSTFMLLTLGLPKLKDYYQRHKNGTENVVQFIGSICFLLIIYILFAALVAVFKLKNAEYPFRLFKLPAIL
- the SNN1 gene encoding Snn1p (similar to Ashbya gossypii AER412W), producing the protein MDSRQIASAGIHPIELCIYSVLSSNLEAIYQAINELRESQALLVMKLNQVRSSFQEEQEILREEGSLKEELARLHVLKRRVDKIVETYSALATKCKKL